The following are encoded together in the Acanthochromis polyacanthus isolate Apoly-LR-REF ecotype Palm Island chromosome 14, KAUST_Apoly_ChrSc, whole genome shotgun sequence genome:
- the rab9a gene encoding ras-related protein Rab-9A: protein MTTSLLKVILLGDGGVGKSSIMNRYVTNKFDAHLFHTIGVEFLNKDLEVDGHQVTLQIWDTAGQERFRSLRTPFYRGSDCCLLTYSVDDNQSFLNLGNWKKEFIYYADVKEPEKFPFVVLGNKVDVTERQVSTEEAQRWCQENGDYPYYETSAKDATNVAQAFEEAVRRVLAMDERTDHLIPTDTVKLHRKPRSAATCCS, encoded by the coding sequence TGTAGGAAAGAGCTCCATCATGAATCGCTATGTCACCAATAAGTTTGACGCACACCTCTTCCACACCATCGGTGTTGAGTTCCTCAACAAGGATCTGGAGGTAGATGGCCACCAGGTTACCCTACAGATCTGGGACACTGCTGGCCAGGAGCGTTTCCGCAGCCTGAGGACTCCTTTCTATCGTGGCTCTGATTGCTGCCTGCTCACTTACAGCGTAGATGACAACCAAAGTTTTCTCAACTTAGGAAACTGGAAGAAGGAGTTCATCTACTACGCCGACGTCAAGGAGCCGGAGAAGTTCCCATTCGTCGTTTTGGGCAACAAAGTAGACGTAACAGAGAGGCAGGTGTCTACTGAGGAGGCTCAGCGGTGGTGCCAGGAGAATGGTGACTACCCCTATTATGAGACCAGTGCCAAGGATGCCACCAATGTAGCGCAGGCCTTTGAGGAGGCAGTGCGTAGAGTGTTGGCAATGGATGAAAGAACGGACCACCTCATCCCCACGGACACAGTAAAGCTCCACAGAAAGCCTCGTTCTGCTGCCACTTGCTGTTCATAA